Part of the Rhodocyclaceae bacterium genome is shown below.
ACGGAATACCTGTATCCGTTCGAACTGGCCGCGGTGATCCTGCTGGTGGCGATCGTGGCCGCGATCGCGCTCACGCTGCGCGCACGCAAGAACACCCGCAGCATCGATCCGTCGGTCCAGGTCGCCGCGACCCGCGAAGGGCGCGTGCGGCTGGTCTCGATGCCCTCCGAGAAGAAGGGCGTGCCAGCGCCCCCGCCGGAACCCGCCCCGGCGGAAACACCGCAACAGCCCAAATGACCGAAGCCCGCGTGCAGACCATGCCTCGACGGTGCGCCGGTCCGTGGAACAAGCAGGAACACTAGGGGAGCGAAGCCGTTGGTGCCGCTGTCGTACTACCTGATTCTGGGCGCGATCCTTTTTGCGATCAGCGTGCTCGGCATCTTCCTCAACCGGAAGAACGTGATCATCCTGCTGATGGCGATCGAGCTGAACCTCCTGGCGGTGAACCTGAACTTCATCGCCTTCAGCTACTACCTGCAGGACATCGCCGGGCAGGTTTTCGTGTTCTTCATCCTGACCGTCGCCGCGGCCGAATCGGCGATCGGGCTGGCCATCCTGGTCGCGCTGTTCCGCAACCTGCGTACCATCCATGTCGACGACCTCGACACGTTGAAAGGGTGAGGGCGCCGCGATGACGATGCAGACGGTCTACCTGCTGGTTCCCCTCGCGCCGCTGTTCGGGGCGCTCGTCGCGGGCCTGTTCGGTCGCCAGGTCGGGCGTACCGGCGCGCACCTGGTCACCATCGCCGGGGTCGCGGTATCGCTGGCCGCTTCGGTCTGCGTGTTCCTCGACGTGCTCGAGGGCAACACGTTCAACGGTACGGTCTACACCTGGCTCACCTCCGGCGACCTGCGCCTTGAGGTGGGCTTCCTGATCGACAGCCTGACGGCCACCATGATGCTGGTGGTGACCTCGGTGTCGCTGATGGTGCACGTCTACACCATCGGCTACATGCGCGACGACCCGGGCTACCAGCGGTTCTTCTCTTACATCTCGCTGTTCACCTTCTCGATGCTCATGCTGGTGATGAGCAACAACTTCCTGCAGCTGTTCTTCGGCTGGGAAGCGGTCGGGCTGGTGTCCTACCTGCTCATTGGCTTCTGGTACAAGCGCCCGACAGCCACCTATGCGAACCTGAAAGCCTTCCTGGTGAACCGGGTCGGCGACTTCGGGTTCCTGCTCGGCATCGGCCTGGTGCTCGCGTTCTTCGGCACCCTCGACTACCAGCAGGTGTTCGAGCGCGCGCCCGAGATGGCCACCGCCGGCATCGAGATCCTGCCCGGCATGAACTGGTCGCTGGTGACGGTCACCTGCATCCTGCTGTTCATCGGCGCGATGGGAAAGTCCGCGCAGTTCCCCCTGCATGTCTGGCTGCCCGATTCCATGGAAGGCCCGACGCCGATCTCGGCGCTGATCCACGCGGCGACGATGGTCACTGCGGGCATCTTCATGGTCGCGCGCATGTCTCCGCTGTTCGAGCTGTCCGATGCCGCGCTGTCGTTCGTGCTCGTCACCGGCGCGATCACCGCCCTGTTCATGGGCCTGCTCGGCATCGTCCAGAACGACATCAAGCGCGTGGTGGCGTATTCGACGCTGTCGCAACTGGGCTACATGACGGTTGCACTCGGCGCCTCCGCCTACCCGGTCGCGATCTTCCACCTGATGACCCACGCGTTCTTCAAGGCGCTGCTGTTCCTCGCCGCCGGTTCGGTGATCATCGGGATGCACCACAACCAGGACATCCGCTGGATGGGCGGGGTACGCAAGTACATGCCCATCACCTGGATCACCTCGCTGGTCGGGTCGCTCGCGCTCATCGGCACGCCGTTCCTGTCGGGCTTCTATTCGAAAGACTCGATCATCGTCGCGGT
Proteins encoded:
- the nuoK gene encoding NADH-quinone oxidoreductase subunit NuoK, encoding MVPLSYYLILGAILFAISVLGIFLNRKNVIILLMAIELNLLAVNLNFIAFSYYLQDIAGQVFVFFILTVAAAESAIGLAILVALFRNLRTIHVDDLDTLKG
- the nuoL gene encoding NADH-quinone oxidoreductase subunit L encodes the protein MTMQTVYLLVPLAPLFGALVAGLFGRQVGRTGAHLVTIAGVAVSLAASVCVFLDVLEGNTFNGTVYTWLTSGDLRLEVGFLIDSLTATMMLVVTSVSLMVHVYTIGYMRDDPGYQRFFSYISLFTFSMLMLVMSNNFLQLFFGWEAVGLVSYLLIGFWYKRPTATYANLKAFLVNRVGDFGFLLGIGLVLAFFGTLDYQQVFERAPEMATAGIEILPGMNWSLVTVTCILLFIGAMGKSAQFPLHVWLPDSMEGPTPISALIHAATMVTAGIFMVARMSPLFELSDAALSFVLVTGAITALFMGLLGIVQNDIKRVVAYSTLSQLGYMTVALGASAYPVAIFHLMTHAFFKALLFLAAGSVIIGMHHNQDIRWMGGVRKYMPITWITSLVGSLALIGTPFLSGFYSKDSIIVAVSEADIAGSGFAAFAVIAGVFITAFYSFRMYFLVFHGEERYHLKPHDPHDAHADDHGHGHGHDEKPHESPWVVTLPLVVLAIPSVAIGYLALSPMVLGDWFSDAIFVDPAHGALEHLKAHVHGPLEMALHGFVTAPFWLALAGVVLAWFLYLKRPDLPAAMAGKMKGLHALLLNKYYIDEVYAFLFRDGLRKLGTFLWKVGDVKLIDGVMVNGTAWVVGQVARLSRQLQSGYLYTYAFTMLIGVLGLLLLWVVRTRAVL